A portion of the Kiritimatiellia bacterium genome contains these proteins:
- the rpsJ gene encoding 30S ribosomal protein S10 → MENQRIRIKLTSYDFRALDQSAGEIVETAKRTGARVAGPMPLPTRISKYCVNRSPHADKKSMEQFEIRTHKRLLDIINPTAKTVDELKKLNLPAGVDISIKI, encoded by the coding sequence ATGGAAAATCAGCGTATACGAATAAAATTAACGTCTTATGATTTCCGGGCGCTGGATCAATCGGCCGGAGAAATTGTTGAGACGGCCAAAAGAACCGGCGCCAGAGTTGCGGGTCCGATGCCGCTTCCGACCCGGATCTCAAAATACTGCGTCAATCGCAGTCCGCATGCCGACAAGAAGTCCATGGAACAGTTTGAAATCAGAACACACAAGCGCCTTCTGGACATTATCAATCCGACCGCCAAAACGGTGGACGAATTGAAAAAACTGAATCTGCCGGCGGGTGTGGATATCTCCATTAAAATATGA
- the rplC gene encoding 50S ribosomal protein L3 — translation MQGLIGKKIGMTSVFDKEGRQIPVTILECGPCVVLRHKKRETDGYEAVQLGYADVKEKDISRPEAGFFRKSGITPKKYCREFDCEKNDSLKVGDVITVKLFEGVGYVDVSGETKGKGFQGVIRRHHMSGGVMTHGGHSKRRVGSVGCRELPGRIHKGKRMPGHLGHVHITQQNLKVIQVRPEENVMLVSGAVPGPRGAVLTMEKSRKKGQ, via the coding sequence ATGCAGGGATTAATAGGAAAAAAAATAGGGATGACCAGCGTCTTTGACAAGGAAGGCCGCCAGATTCCCGTCACGATTTTGGAGTGCGGGCCGTGTGTCGTTTTGCGGCATAAAAAACGGGAGACGGATGGTTACGAGGCGGTCCAGCTGGGATATGCCGATGTAAAGGAAAAAGATATCTCCCGGCCGGAAGCCGGTTTTTTCCGCAAATCGGGAATTACGCCAAAAAAATACTGCCGGGAATTCGACTGTGAAAAGAACGACAGTCTGAAAGTCGGCGACGTGATTACCGTAAAACTTTTTGAAGGAGTCGGTTATGTGGATGTCAGCGGCGAGACCAAGGGCAAGGGATTTCAGGGCGTCATCCGCCGCCATCACATGAGCGGCGGCGTCATGACCCATGGCGGGCATTCCAAGCGCCGGGTCGGCTCGGTCGGCTGCCGCGAATTGCCCGGGCGGATTCACAAGGGAAAAAGAATGCCGGGGCATCTGGGGCACGTCCATATCACGCAGCAGAATCTGAAGGTTATTCAGGTGCGCCCCGAAGAAAACGTGATGCTTGTGAGCGGGGCCGTCCCCGGTCCGCGGGGCGCCGTTCTAACCATGGAAAAATCGCGCAAAAAGGGACAATGA
- the rplD gene encoding 50S ribosomal protein L4, translating to MSKTPILDLQGGRIGEYDFPDELLVLNRGGQAVHEVIVAHRAGLRAGTASTLNKGLVAGSNRKPWRQKGLGRARAGYRQSPVWRGGGVVFGPKPRSYAKTVPKGVAALAFSRVVSEKVAGGGVKVLNDLKLTEGKSREIAALLKQLDVKGRVLIVVAKLDENLKRAARNIGRVVLSPAGDVSTYQLMLCPTMLITRDAADILLNRLRKITGKEGQS from the coding sequence ATGAGTAAAACGCCTATATTGGATCTTCAGGGCGGCCGCATCGGTGAATATGATTTTCCCGACGAGCTGCTGGTTTTGAACCGCGGCGGCCAGGCGGTGCACGAGGTGATCGTTGCCCACCGCGCCGGATTGCGGGCGGGAACAGCTTCCACCCTGAATAAGGGCCTTGTTGCCGGAAGCAATCGCAAGCCTTGGCGGCAGAAGGGGCTCGGCCGGGCCCGCGCCGGCTATCGGCAGTCTCCGGTCTGGCGCGGCGGCGGGGTTGTCTTCGGTCCCAAACCGCGTTCCTATGCCAAGACCGTTCCGAAAGGCGTGGCCGCGCTCGCTTTCAGCCGCGTCGTCAGCGAAAAGGTGGCCGGCGGCGGAGTGAAAGTGTTGAACGATTTGAAATTGACGGAGGGCAAATCCCGTGAAATCGCCGCCCTGCTTAAGCAGTTGGATGTCAAGGGGCGCGTCCTGATTGTGGTCGCGAAGCTTGACGAAAACCTGAAGCGCGCCGCGCGCAATATCGGCCGCGTTGTGCTTTCCCCCGCCGGCGATGTCAGCACTTACCAGCTGATGCTTTGCCCGACCATGCTGATTACGCGGGACGCCGCCGATATTCTGCTCAACCGGCTCCGTAAAATAACCGGGAAGGAAGGGCAATCATGA
- the rplW gene encoding 50S ribosomal protein L23 has translation MKSPHVILQTLRLSEKGSREIEKHNCYFFKVDPAANKLEIKRAVEEIFKVHVAGVNTMNCRGKKKRERSMKYGRTSSYKKAMVTLRKGEKIEIA, from the coding sequence ATGAAATCGCCGCATGTCATCCTGCAGACTTTGCGTTTGTCCGAAAAGGGATCGCGGGAAATTGAAAAACATAATTGTTATTTCTTCAAGGTTGACCCCGCCGCCAACAAGCTGGAAATCAAAAGGGCGGTGGAGGAGATTTTCAAGGTGCATGTGGCCGGGGTGAACACGATGAACTGCCGCGGGAAAAAAAAGAGAGAAAGAAGCATGAAATACGGCCGCACGTCGTCATATAAAAAGGCAATGGTAACCCTGCGGAAGGGCGAGAAAATTGAAATTGCGTAA
- the rplB gene encoding 50S ribosomal protein L2, with product MTLKVYRPVTPSQRFRAVVAAEGMAKSGPEKRLLSPRKARAGRNFSGRVTIRHRGGGVRRHDRIIDFKRGKFNVVARVAAIEYDPGRSARIALLCYADGEKRYILAPLGLAVGARVLSGASAEPAVGNMLPLEKIPLGLTIHNIELEPGKGGQLVRGAGMGAVLMAREGNYAHVKLPSGEIRMINVKCMATIGQVGNLEHETVSYGKAGAARWRGIRPTVRGRAMNPIDHPLGGGEGKATGGHPRSPWGQYAKGAKTRNVRSRSSRFIVSRRK from the coding sequence ATGACTCTTAAAGTTTACAGACCGGTAACTCCCTCGCAGCGTTTCCGGGCGGTTGTGGCCGCCGAAGGGATGGCGAAATCCGGGCCGGAAAAAAGACTGCTGTCGCCCCGGAAAGCGCGGGCGGGCCGCAATTTTTCGGGCAGGGTAACAATCCGCCACCGCGGCGGCGGCGTCCGGCGTCATGACCGCATTATTGATTTTAAGCGCGGCAAGTTTAATGTCGTCGCCCGGGTGGCGGCTATTGAATACGATCCCGGCCGGTCGGCGCGGATAGCCTTGTTGTGTTACGCGGACGGCGAAAAAAGATACATTCTCGCTCCGCTCGGACTTGCGGTGGGGGCGCGGGTGCTTTCCGGCGCTTCGGCCGAACCGGCGGTCGGCAACATGCTTCCGCTGGAAAAAATTCCGCTCGGACTCACCATTCACAATATTGAACTGGAGCCCGGCAAAGGCGGCCAGCTTGTCCGCGGGGCCGGAATGGGCGCGGTTTTAATGGCGCGGGAGGGGAATTACGCGCATGTGAAACTGCCGTCGGGCGAAATTCGCATGATTAATGTGAAATGTATGGCAACCATCGGCCAGGTCGGCAATCTGGAGCATGAAACCGTCAGTTACGGCAAGGCGGGCGCGGCCCGCTGGCGCGGAATCAGGCCGACGGTGCGCGGCCGCGCCATGAATCCCATTGATCACCCCCTGGGCGGCGGCGAAGGAAAGGCGACCGGCGGCCATCCGCGTTCGCCCTGGGGCCAGTATGCTAAAGGCGCAAAAACCAGAAATGTGCGCAGCCGGTCAAGCCGGTTCATTGTATCACGGAGAAAATAA
- the rpsS gene encoding 30S ribosomal protein S19, protein MARSLKKGPYVEASLLAKVERLNRSGEKRPIKTWSRRSMIIPDFIGHTFAVHNGKTHISVFVTENMVGHRLGEFSPTRIFKKHGMHTEKTQEKT, encoded by the coding sequence ATGGCGCGTTCGCTTAAAAAAGGACCTTATGTTGAGGCAAGTTTGCTGGCCAAAGTTGAGCGTTTGAACCGTTCCGGCGAAAAACGTCCGATCAAGACATGGTCGCGCCGTTCCATGATCATCCCCGATTTTATCGGGCACACTTTTGCCGTGCACAACGGCAAAACGCATATTTCCGTTTTCGTGACGGAAAACATGGTCGGCCACCGGCTCGGCGAGTTTTCTCCGACCCGTATTTTCAAGAAACACGGCATGCATACCGAGAAAACCCAGGAAAAGACCTGA
- the rplV gene encoding 50S ribosomal protein L22 → MKISASARFVRISPSKVRPFARLLKGKSLKEASAAARFSPQKGAFFVGKLLKSMAANLAVKELNGNNFYVEKVAIEQGPTAKRFWPRSRGMAQPIAKRTCHIRVVLSDVKGSGKE, encoded by the coding sequence ATGAAAATAAGCGCTTCCGCAAGGTTCGTGAGGATTTCGCCTTCCAAGGTAAGGCCGTTCGCGCGCCTTTTGAAGGGCAAGTCCCTTAAAGAGGCCTCGGCCGCCGCCCGTTTCAGCCCGCAGAAAGGCGCCTTTTTCGTGGGGAAACTGTTGAAGTCAATGGCGGCCAACCTGGCCGTCAAGGAATTAAACGGCAATAATTTTTATGTTGAAAAGGTGGCGATAGAGCAGGGGCCGACCGCCAAACGTTTTTGGCCGAGGTCGCGGGGCATGGCCCAGCCGATTGCCAAGCGGACGTGTCATATCAGGGTAGTTTTGTCAGATGTAAAAGGAAGCGGAAAGGAGTAA
- the rpsC gene encoding 30S ribosomal protein S3 has product MGQKVNPIGLRVTVNKNWRSRWFADKRQFGDLFHEDIKIRELIKKRLQNGAVPEVMIERYANRVRATIFTARPGIVIGHKGQDVEKLRAELAKLSGKEIYLEIKEIRDADLNAQLVAENIAVQLERRVSFRRAMKKAIKTAMDLKALGIKVLVSGRLGGAELARRESYKEGKVPLHTLRANIDYGFAEAHTVAGKVGIKVWICRPPEENNVKSEVRRAGNA; this is encoded by the coding sequence TTGGGCCAGAAAGTAAATCCGATCGGACTGCGCGTAACCGTCAATAAAAACTGGCGGTCCAGGTGGTTTGCCGACAAACGGCAATTCGGCGACTTGTTCCACGAGGATATTAAAATCAGGGAACTGATTAAAAAGCGACTGCAGAACGGGGCCGTGCCGGAAGTCATGATTGAAAGATACGCGAACCGCGTGCGCGCCACCATCTTTACCGCCCGGCCGGGCATCGTGATCGGGCACAAGGGGCAGGATGTTGAGAAACTCCGCGCGGAACTGGCAAAACTTTCGGGTAAGGAAATTTACCTGGAAATAAAGGAAATCCGCGACGCGGATTTGAACGCCCAACTGGTGGCGGAAAATATCGCCGTGCAGCTTGAACGCCGGGTGTCTTTCCGGCGGGCCATGAAAAAGGCGATCAAAACCGCCATGGACCTTAAGGCGCTCGGCATTAAAGTATTGGTTTCGGGCCGGCTGGGCGGGGCGGAACTGGCGCGGCGGGAGAGTTACAAGGAAGGCAAGGTGCCCCTGCATACCTTGCGCGCCAATATTGATTACGGTTTTGCCGAAGCGCATACTGTGGCCGGCAAGGTCGGAATCAAAGTGTGGATCTGCCGTCCGCCGGAAGAAAATAATGTGAAAAGCGAGGTGCGCCGTGCCGGAAATGCCTAG
- the rplP gene encoding 50S ribosomal protein L16 produces MPSRVKYRKVQRGSMKGYATSGNALAFGQYGLQALDRSWVKATQIEACRVSINRHLNRKGKVWVRIFPDKPISKKPLETRMGRGKGEPEFWVAVVKAGRMLFEIDGVSERVARESMRLAASKLPIRTRFVSRRVSYG; encoded by the coding sequence ATGCCTAGCAGAGTAAAGTACCGCAAAGTTCAGCGGGGAAGCATGAAGGGCTATGCCACCTCCGGCAATGCGCTGGCGTTCGGCCAGTACGGCTTGCAGGCGCTGGACCGTTCCTGGGTAAAGGCCACCCAGATTGAGGCCTGCCGCGTTTCCATCAACAGGCATTTGAACCGGAAGGGCAAGGTGTGGGTGCGTATTTTCCCCGACAAGCCCATCAGTAAAAAACCGCTGGAGACAAGAATGGGCCGCGGCAAGGGCGAGCCGGAGTTCTGGGTGGCGGTCGTTAAAGCCGGCCGCATGTTGTTTGAAATTGACGGCGTGAGTGAACGCGTGGCGCGCGAATCCATGCGCCTGGCGGCTTCCAAACTGCCGATCAGGACACGTTTTGTTTCGCGCCGCGTAAGCTACGGTTAA
- the rpmC gene encoding 50S ribosomal protein L29 has translation MKTKELRELATDELKQSYQERLKEYFDLRKVKATGKLDNPLQLRQKRRDIARIKTLLNERTRERAGSNAAK, from the coding sequence ATGAAGACAAAAGAACTGCGCGAGTTGGCAACGGATGAATTGAAACAGTCGTATCAGGAGCGGCTGAAGGAATACTTTGACCTGCGCAAGGTCAAGGCGACGGGTAAGCTGGATAATCCGTTGCAGCTCAGACAAAAACGCCGCGATATCGCCAGAATAAAAACTCTTTTGAATGAACGGACGCGTGAAAGGGCTGGAAGCAATGCCGCAAAATAA
- the rpsQ gene encoding 30S ribosomal protein S17: MPQNNQKRGKRKQRTGVVISCEMQKTIVVRAVHRVRHPVYGKEMKISQKMYAHDEKREAKTGDKVLIMETRPLSRLKRWRLVRVLQSGAVLPRQRGAEASGPETAPAGGDQKSEVENIKT; the protein is encoded by the coding sequence ATGCCGCAAAATAATCAGAAACGGGGAAAACGCAAGCAGAGAACGGGCGTTGTCATAAGTTGCGAGATGCAGAAGACCATCGTCGTCAGGGCCGTGCACCGCGTGCGGCATCCCGTCTACGGCAAGGAGATGAAAATTTCCCAGAAAATGTACGCCCATGACGAAAAGCGCGAGGCGAAAACCGGCGACAAGGTTTTAATTATGGAAACCAGGCCTTTGAGCAGGCTAAAACGCTGGCGGCTGGTCAGGGTGTTGCAGTCCGGCGCCGTTTTGCCGCGGCAACGCGGGGCGGAAGCGTCCGGTCCGGAGACCGCGCCGGCCGGCGGCGATCAGAAATCGGAAGTTGAAAACATAAAAACATGA
- the rplN gene encoding 50S ribosomal protein L14 yields MITEETILKVADNTGARTAKCFRILGQRKRYAYIGDLIKVSIREAQPGGLVKKGEVRLAVIVRTRKPIRRADGSLLRFGGNAVVLIDEELNPIGTRIFGPVARELREKKMAKIISLAPEVL; encoded by the coding sequence ATGATTACCGAGGAAACAATTCTGAAAGTGGCTGATAATACCGGCGCGCGGACTGCAAAATGCTTCCGCATTCTCGGCCAGAGGAAGCGCTACGCATATATCGGCGATTTAATCAAGGTGTCAATCCGGGAGGCTCAGCCCGGCGGACTGGTCAAAAAAGGCGAGGTCCGTCTGGCCGTTATTGTCAGAACGCGCAAGCCGATCCGGCGCGCGGATGGTTCTCTGCTGCGTTTCGGCGGCAACGCCGTGGTGTTGATTGACGAGGAGTTGAATCCGATCGGAACGCGCATTTTCGGTCCGGTGGCCCGCGAATTGCGCGAAAAAAAAATGGCCAAGATCATATCCCTGGCCCCGGAAGTGTTATAG
- the rplX gene encoding 50S ribosomal protein L24: MPAKVHIRKNDVVLARAGGAAAGKKTGKVLQVFPGKRCAIVEGLNFVHKTLRKSQDNPKGSIIRKEAPINLANLMLYCPHCKKGVRIKRQPDENRRKIRTCRKCGHKFD; this comes from the coding sequence ATGCCCGCAAAAGTCCATATTCGCAAAAATGATGTTGTCCTGGCCCGCGCCGGCGGCGCGGCCGCCGGCAAAAAAACCGGCAAGGTGCTCCAGGTGTTTCCGGGCAAGCGCTGCGCGATCGTGGAGGGACTCAATTTCGTCCATAAAACACTGCGCAAAAGTCAGGATAATCCGAAAGGCAGTATTATCAGGAAAGAAGCTCCCATTAACCTGGCTAATCTGATGCTTTATTGCCCGCATTGCAAAAAAGGGGTCAGAATTAAACGGCAACCGGATGAAAACCGCCGCAAAATCAGGACATGCCGGAAATGCGGCCATAAATTTGATTAG
- the rplE gene encoding 50S ribosomal protein L5 — protein MSARLKEKYLKEVRPQLMKARGYANQMQAPRLVKIVVNMGINSSVEKDAVKMLANDLAAITGQYPVLCKARKSIANFKLRKGMPVGAKVTLRGERMFEFFDRLVNVVLPRMRDFRGVSPDAFDGRGNYALGMREQTVFPEINIDKVKKAQGMDIVIATTALSNDAARDLLRLLGMPFAAPRKEKQGGLN, from the coding sequence ATGAGCGCAAGGCTGAAAGAAAAGTATCTGAAGGAAGTCAGGCCGCAGTTGATGAAAGCGCGGGGGTATGCGAACCAGATGCAGGCGCCCCGGCTGGTTAAAATCGTGGTCAACATGGGCATTAATTCTTCCGTGGAGAAAGACGCGGTTAAAATGCTGGCGAATGACCTGGCGGCTATCACCGGACAATATCCGGTTCTCTGCAAGGCGCGCAAGAGCATCGCAAATTTCAAACTGCGCAAAGGAATGCCGGTCGGGGCGAAAGTGACTCTGCGGGGGGAGCGCATGTTTGAGTTTTTTGACCGTTTGGTGAACGTCGTTCTGCCCAGAATGCGCGATTTCCGCGGCGTTTCTCCCGATGCTTTTGACGGGCGCGGGAATTACGCGCTGGGCATGCGGGAACAAACCGTTTTCCCGGAAATTAATATTGATAAGGTGAAAAAGGCGCAGGGAATGGATATCGTGATTGCGACAACCGCGTTGTCAAACGACGCGGCCCGGGATTTGCTGCGTTTGCTGGGCATGCCGTTCGCGGCGCCCAGGAAGGAGAAGCAAGGAGGATTAAATTGA
- a CDS encoding type Z 30S ribosomal protein S14 → MTKTSLIVKASRKPKFRARAYRRCRRCGRPRAFMRKFQLCRICFRELASIGQIPGVTKSSW, encoded by the coding sequence TTGACAAAAACTTCGTTAATCGTCAAGGCGAGCCGCAAGCCGAAGTTCCGCGCCAGGGCTTACCGGCGCTGCCGGCGCTGCGGGAGGCCGCGGGCGTTTATGCGTAAATTTCAGCTTTGCCGGATATGTTTCCGGGAATTGGCCTCAATCGGCCAGATACCGGGCGTGACTAAATCAAGTTGGTAA
- the rpsH gene encoding 30S ribosomal protein S8, which translates to MNQTDPIADMLTRIRNANSARARTVEMPHSKMKGTIARILKRNGFIHDFIAEGGGHNKLLRLFLKYGENGEPVIRGLRRISKPGLRRYVAARTVKSVKSGTGIAIISTSRGILTDSEVREQKVGGEWLCIIW; encoded by the coding sequence ATGAATCAGACCGATCCTATTGCCGATATGCTGACGCGCATCCGCAACGCGAATTCCGCGCGGGCCCGCACGGTGGAAATGCCGCACTCCAAGATGAAAGGAACCATTGCGCGGATTCTGAAGCGCAACGGTTTCATCCATGATTTTATCGCCGAAGGCGGCGGACACAACAAGCTGCTGCGTTTGTTTTTAAAATACGGCGAGAACGGCGAACCCGTAATCCGCGGCTTGCGCCGGATCAGCAAGCCGGGCCTGCGCCGTTATGTCGCCGCCCGGACGGTTAAGTCGGTAAAAAGCGGCACGGGAATAGCCATTATCAGCACCTCCCGGGGCATTCTTACGGACAGCGAAGTCCGGGAGCAGAAAGTCGGCGGCGAATGGCTTTGTATCATTTGGTAA
- the rplF gene encoding 50S ribosomal protein L6, producing the protein MSRIGKKPIEIPAGVEVQLQGRDVCVSGPKGKLKMSLPGVFEAVLKDKTIVISPKVKGEKIGALHGLYRSLAANIVKGVASGYSKSLEIQGVGFKAAVQGRKITLNLGFSRPVEMAIPEGIEIKMDDNVNLTISGPDKQRVGDFAAHVKSLFPAEPYKGKGIRFKGEYVRRKVGKTVA; encoded by the coding sequence ATGTCAAGAATTGGAAAAAAACCGATAGAAATTCCCGCGGGAGTTGAAGTTCAACTGCAGGGGCGGGACGTATGCGTCAGCGGCCCGAAGGGCAAGTTGAAAATGAGCCTTCCCGGCGTTTTTGAGGCGGTCCTCAAAGATAAAACAATCGTCATTTCCCCGAAAGTCAAGGGCGAAAAAATCGGCGCTTTGCACGGGCTTTACCGCAGCCTGGCCGCGAACATTGTCAAAGGCGTAGCCAGCGGATATTCCAAGTCGCTTGAAATTCAGGGCGTGGGCTTCAAGGCCGCCGTCCAGGGCAGAAAAATCACCTTGAATCTCGGTTTTTCCCGGCCGGTTGAAATGGCTATTCCCGAAGGAATAGAAATCAAAATGGATGACAACGTCAACCTGACCATCAGCGGCCCGGATAAACAGCGGGTGGGCGATTTTGCCGCGCACGTCAAATCTCTCTTCCCGGCCGAGCCCTACAAGGGAAAGGGAATCAGGTTCAAGGGGGAATACGTCCGGCGGAAGGTCGGCAAAACGGTGGCTTAA
- the rplR gene encoding 50S ribosomal protein L18, translating into MKLKNRLDYKRRRHNRLRQKVRGSAGRPRMSVCISNRHIYIQFIDDETGSTLASFSTAGLKNESKLNVAAAEAAGRKAAEMAAGKGIKQAVFDRGGLAYAGRIKAIAEAARKTGIRL; encoded by the coding sequence ATGAAATTAAAGAACAGGCTTGATTATAAACGGCGGCGGCACAACCGTCTGCGGCAGAAGGTGCGGGGGTCCGCGGGCCGTCCGCGGATGAGCGTTTGCATCAGCAATCGGCATATCTACATTCAGTTCATTGATGACGAGACGGGCAGCACGCTGGCTTCCTTTTCCACGGCGGGCTTGAAAAATGAAAGCAAGCTCAATGTAGCCGCGGCCGAGGCGGCGGGGCGCAAGGCGGCGGAAATGGCGGCCGGCAAGGGAATCAAACAGGCTGTCTTTGACCGCGGCGGGCTGGCTTACGCCGGGCGGATCAAGGCGATCGCCGAGGCGGCGCGAAAAACAGGAATAAGGTTATGA